One window of Marinomonas primoryensis genomic DNA carries:
- a CDS encoding aldehyde dehydrogenase (NADP(+)), translating into MTFMPHGKHLIAGQWVASDQTFLSSPATGEAHAFAKGSVTNVSDAVEAAELAFLEYGYSSRETRASFLNAIADEIDARGSDITAIGCAETGLPEARLIGERGRTCGQLRLFAQHILQGDYLDKRHDAALPERQPLPRADLKLIQRPIGPVAVFGASNFPLAFSTAGGDTAAALAAGCPVVVKGHSAHPGTGEIVAEAIHAAITKCGMPAGVFSLIQGGNREVGSALVQHPLIKAVGFTGSLAGGRALFDLCAARPEPIPFFGELGSVNPMFLFPNAIANRGDELGKGWAASLTMGAGQFCTNPGITVLLAGPEADEFVSTVSNNLSSVPAQVMLTDGIAEAYRAGQKRIAAATGVREVLATSCELRDATPYLYATTAAEWLKNNQLAEEVFGPLGVVVLASSIEEMLQVAKSLEGQLSCTIHLDESDIGAAKSFLPVLERKAGRILANAFPTGVEVCDSMVHGGPYPASTNFGATSVGTMSIRRFLRPVCYQDIPAGLLPEDLI; encoded by the coding sequence ATGACTTTCATGCCACATGGTAAACATTTAATCGCTGGACAATGGGTCGCCTCAGATCAAACGTTCCTATCTTCTCCTGCTACTGGCGAAGCGCATGCCTTTGCAAAAGGCTCTGTCACCAATGTCAGCGACGCCGTTGAGGCCGCAGAATTGGCTTTTCTCGAGTATGGCTATTCTTCACGTGAAACACGTGCGAGTTTTTTAAACGCCATTGCTGATGAAATAGACGCCCGTGGTAGTGACATTACCGCCATTGGTTGTGCAGAAACGGGGTTGCCTGAAGCCCGATTAATCGGTGAACGCGGACGCACATGTGGTCAGTTACGCTTGTTTGCACAGCATATTCTTCAAGGAGACTATTTAGATAAGCGCCACGATGCGGCTTTGCCAGAACGTCAGCCTCTTCCTCGCGCCGATTTAAAACTTATACAGCGCCCTATTGGCCCTGTTGCCGTATTTGGTGCGTCAAACTTCCCATTGGCCTTTTCCACCGCCGGTGGCGATACCGCTGCGGCTTTGGCTGCCGGTTGTCCCGTTGTTGTAAAAGGACACAGTGCACACCCTGGAACCGGTGAAATTGTGGCCGAAGCCATTCACGCGGCCATCACAAAATGTGGCATGCCGGCCGGCGTGTTTAGTTTAATACAAGGCGGCAATCGTGAAGTCGGTTCTGCGTTGGTACAGCATCCATTGATCAAAGCGGTCGGTTTTACGGGTTCTTTAGCGGGAGGCCGTGCTTTATTCGATTTGTGTGCAGCACGTCCTGAGCCGATTCCCTTCTTTGGTGAATTAGGCTCCGTTAATCCCATGTTCTTATTCCCCAATGCCATAGCAAACCGCGGAGACGAGTTGGGCAAAGGCTGGGCCGCTTCTTTGACGATGGGAGCCGGACAGTTTTGTACCAATCCTGGGATTACCGTGTTACTCGCTGGCCCTGAAGCGGACGAGTTTGTATCTACTGTGAGTAATAATCTATCATCAGTACCTGCTCAAGTTATGCTAACAGATGGGATTGCGGAAGCGTATCGCGCTGGCCAAAAACGCATTGCGGCGGCGACAGGCGTACGTGAAGTACTGGCAACGTCTTGTGAGTTGCGTGATGCAACACCGTATCTTTACGCTACAACAGCGGCGGAATGGCTGAAAAACAATCAACTAGCCGAGGAAGTATTTGGCCCATTAGGGGTGGTTGTTTTAGCCTCTTCGATTGAGGAAATGTTGCAAGTTGCCAAAAGCTTAGAAGGCCAACTCTCGTGTACTATCCATTTGGATGAGTCTGATATTGGTGCCGCAAAAAGCTTCCTTCCTGTACTGGAGCGTAAAGCGGGTCGTATCTTGGCGAACGCCTTCCCTACCGGCGTGGAAGTGTGTGACAGCATGGTGCATGGTGGGCCGTATCCAGCGTCTACCAATTTTGGCGCGACGTCAGTAGGAACAATGTCGATTCGCCGATTCTTGCGTCCAGTGTGTTATCAAGATATTCCAGCGGGATTATTACCAGAAGACCTTATCTAA
- a CDS encoding Ldh family oxidoreductase codes for MSDNVTLRLAEMRELSETILMDNGFNEDHARSITDIMYACQQDDCHSHGLHRLLMCVESIKSGRIDGTAVPTITDAGPSVVRANANKGMSLLALQAALPQLIEKAKKNGIAALAINNCYHFSALWPEVEKLSEAGLAAIAMVPSHAWVAPAGGTRGTLGTNPLAFSWPRRGKHPFTFDFATSQFARGEVELYRRAGKALPEGVAIDKDGKPTTDAEAAMNGAMLTFGGYKGSALSIMIELLAGPLIDDLTSKESMDFAEGKPEAPYHGEILIAIDPNLLSGGKAVANDERAERLFADIIDQGARLPSQRRYVAREHNMKRDAIEIPRTLYEELLTLRKF; via the coding sequence ATGAGCGATAACGTCACCCTACGTTTGGCTGAAATGCGTGAGCTAAGCGAAACGATACTCATGGACAATGGTTTTAACGAAGACCACGCCCGTTCCATCACAGATATCATGTACGCCTGTCAGCAAGATGATTGCCACTCTCACGGCCTTCATCGCCTACTTATGTGCGTTGAAAGTATCAAATCTGGACGCATCGATGGCACCGCAGTACCTACCATCACAGACGCAGGCCCTTCGGTGGTTCGAGCCAACGCCAACAAGGGAATGTCTTTACTTGCCTTACAGGCCGCACTGCCACAATTAATAGAAAAGGCAAAGAAAAACGGCATTGCCGCGCTGGCAATTAATAACTGTTATCACTTTTCTGCGCTTTGGCCTGAAGTCGAAAAATTGTCTGAAGCCGGACTGGCCGCCATTGCCATGGTTCCCAGTCATGCATGGGTCGCCCCTGCAGGCGGAACTCGCGGTACGTTAGGCACCAACCCTTTAGCGTTCAGCTGGCCGCGCAGAGGCAAACACCCCTTTACCTTTGATTTTGCCACTAGCCAATTTGCCAGAGGTGAAGTTGAACTGTATCGCAGAGCGGGAAAGGCGTTACCAGAAGGCGTTGCTATCGATAAAGATGGAAAACCAACCACAGACGCAGAAGCCGCGATGAATGGCGCCATGCTGACGTTTGGTGGTTATAAAGGCTCTGCTTTGTCGATCATGATTGAATTACTTGCAGGGCCGCTTATCGACGACCTTACCAGTAAAGAAAGTATGGACTTTGCCGAAGGTAAACCCGAAGCGCCTTATCATGGTGAAATACTGATCGCGATCGATCCGAATTTATTGAGCGGTGGCAAAGCCGTTGCCAATGATGAGCGAGCAGAGCGATTGTTTGCAGACATTATTGATCAAGGCGCACGTTTGCCATCTCAGCGACGCTATGTGGCTCGCGAGCACAACATGAAACGTGATGCGATAGAGATTCCTCGAACACTATATGAAGAACTTCTCACATTGCGTAAATTCTAA
- a CDS encoding NAD(P)/FAD-dependent oxidoreductase: protein MSDKIKPDVIVIGAGIIGISTALKLQAEGRQVLVLDRKGVAAETSAGNAGAFAFADVIPLATPGIMRKAPKWLLDPLGPLSLRPAYALKILPWMFQFWRASWKDKYQAALTAQASLMALSKAALERQITAVNGESLIRREGQLQLYEGAAEFKASLAGWQTRKEHGVLFEFLESPEAIAKIQPGIHPRFTHAAFTPEWKNVVHPAQWTQYLADAFKKLGGQIRIASINAIDLKDNSVLLKSNDEDYEASYVVIAAGAWSKTLAQSIGDNLPLDTERGYNTTLPAGAFDLKTHITFSNHGFVVTKAGQGIRVGGAVELGGLSLKPNYKRADVLLNKAAHFLPELKVTGGEQWMGFRPSMPDSLPVIDYATQSKRVIYAFGHGHLGLTQSAGTAELVSDLLAERQISISMRPYSATRFQ, encoded by the coding sequence ATGAGCGACAAAATAAAACCGGATGTTATTGTGATTGGTGCTGGCATTATTGGCATCAGTACCGCCCTTAAATTACAGGCGGAAGGCAGACAGGTACTTGTACTAGATCGGAAAGGCGTCGCCGCTGAAACATCAGCAGGTAACGCAGGGGCATTCGCTTTTGCGGACGTTATACCACTTGCCACGCCTGGTATTATGCGCAAAGCCCCAAAATGGCTCCTTGATCCCCTTGGCCCTTTATCACTTCGCCCAGCTTACGCGTTAAAAATTCTACCTTGGATGTTCCAGTTCTGGCGAGCCAGTTGGAAAGACAAATACCAAGCGGCTCTCACAGCACAAGCCAGTTTGATGGCGTTATCGAAAGCCGCGTTAGAACGTCAAATAACAGCCGTCAATGGTGAGTCGTTGATTCGACGAGAAGGGCAGTTACAACTTTATGAAGGCGCCGCCGAATTCAAAGCAAGCCTCGCAGGTTGGCAAACACGCAAAGAGCACGGCGTCCTATTCGAGTTTCTAGAAAGCCCCGAAGCCATCGCTAAAATCCAGCCCGGTATTCACCCTCGTTTTACCCATGCGGCTTTTACCCCAGAATGGAAAAACGTCGTCCACCCCGCCCAATGGACACAATACTTAGCAGACGCGTTCAAAAAATTAGGTGGTCAAATACGCATTGCGTCCATCAACGCCATTGATTTAAAAGACAACAGCGTCCTCTTAAAAAGCAATGACGAAGATTATGAAGCAAGCTATGTGGTGATCGCGGCAGGCGCATGGTCAAAAACATTAGCGCAATCAATAGGTGACAATTTACCGCTCGACACCGAACGAGGGTACAACACGACATTGCCAGCTGGCGCGTTTGATCTTAAAACCCACATCACTTTCAGTAACCACGGCTTTGTTGTGACAAAAGCAGGGCAAGGCATACGAGTCGGTGGCGCCGTAGAACTCGGCGGCCTGTCTCTTAAACCGAATTATAAACGCGCCGATGTTCTGCTCAATAAAGCCGCTCATTTCTTACCCGAACTAAAAGTCACAGGAGGAGAGCAGTGGATGGGATTTCGTCCATCCATGCCAGACAGCTTGCCGGTGATTGATTACGCTACTCAGTCTAAACGTGTCATTTACGCCTTTGGGCACGGCCATTTAGGCCTCACTCAATCCGCCGGTACGGCCGAGTTAGTCAGCGATCTTCTGGCTGAAAGGCAAATCAGTATTTCAATGCGGCCTTATTCTGCAACACGTTTCCAATAA
- a CDS encoding methyl-accepting chemotaxis protein, which translates to MPFALSVRQKLIAIVMLVCVGYAGFGAYSVYNLSLMSNASDDASDLSRLTTQVKNLEVSLLKFERKMATLTPDGVAPLNQELDDIKYTIAKGFPIRAALIDSQGASLLNQNKTILPNYIAAIEDNLQTRQALGLNDQSAALGSLNQAATELAEKLSTLASFAASFKDVRNREKDFLVYSDAAHQEALMTSVNVLKDTINNIGFGDVFNPMVQTYEDALSPVIRLSVAVKSQESTLEILSGQYTQSMDKSADYLQNTLLAQAQTRSLDTASQARRSLMMAGVLLALVTGLILSTVIHSLNRNLKAVLDVLKEVAQGKLRSRQQNILITKPDEFQQLFIASNQMSDELRQLIRHLLNSNEKLILTADELDSGIQTIVSGSERIRDRSNTLAASTEEISATADTVQAMTQSVQTGTKVAYDSATSGVNAMQNAMNSISDVADTIQDTNERVARLGTLSKEIDVVIELIVGVAEQTSLLALNAAIEAARAGEAGRGFAVVADEVKTLSEQTVKASGEITSKVENIQKETLAVIDAMTLSLEKVSRSKEQGENAVITIHEIEKNTQEAMNNTLEITQAIKEVALTTTQMAQDMDIIAHDIKDNHIATQSIQMANKNVHHQTQELANQIQRFDVA; encoded by the coding sequence ATGCCATTTGCTTTATCCGTTCGTCAGAAACTCATCGCGATTGTGATGCTCGTGTGTGTTGGGTACGCCGGTTTTGGCGCCTATTCCGTCTATAACTTGTCATTGATGTCGAACGCATCAGATGATGCCAGTGATCTGAGTCGATTAACCACTCAAGTCAAAAACCTCGAAGTGTCTCTCTTAAAATTCGAGCGAAAAATGGCCACATTAACACCAGATGGTGTGGCACCACTAAACCAAGAACTTGATGATATTAAATACACCATTGCGAAAGGATTTCCAATTCGAGCCGCTTTGATCGACTCTCAAGGCGCGTCGTTGCTGAATCAAAACAAAACCATATTACCCAATTATATTGCCGCTATTGAGGACAATTTACAGACTCGACAAGCGCTTGGGCTCAACGATCAATCCGCCGCACTCGGTTCATTGAATCAGGCCGCTACGGAACTCGCCGAAAAGCTGAGCACATTGGCGAGCTTTGCCGCCAGCTTTAAAGACGTTAGAAACCGAGAAAAAGATTTTCTTGTTTACAGCGATGCAGCCCATCAAGAGGCATTGATGACGTCCGTTAACGTACTAAAAGACACCATCAATAACATCGGCTTTGGCGATGTATTTAATCCCATGGTGCAAACGTATGAAGACGCTTTATCCCCTGTTATTCGTCTTTCGGTCGCGGTCAAATCGCAAGAAAGCACGCTTGAAATTTTGAGCGGCCAATACACTCAATCCATGGACAAAAGCGCCGACTACCTACAAAACACCTTACTGGCACAAGCGCAAACTCGTTCCTTAGATACCGCCAGCCAAGCTCGTCGCTCTTTGATGATGGCGGGGGTGTTGCTTGCTTTAGTTACTGGGCTAATTTTATCGACTGTGATTCATTCCTTAAATCGCAATCTTAAAGCCGTGTTGGACGTCTTAAAAGAAGTCGCACAAGGCAAGCTCCGTTCTCGTCAACAGAATATACTTATCACCAAACCAGATGAGTTCCAGCAACTGTTTATTGCGTCGAATCAAATGTCCGATGAGCTGCGTCAGCTGATTCGTCATTTGCTCAACAGCAACGAAAAACTCATTCTCACCGCAGACGAATTGGACAGCGGCATTCAAACCATTGTCAGCGGTAGCGAGCGTATTCGTGATCGCAGCAACACATTGGCCGCTTCAACCGAAGAAATTTCCGCCACAGCAGACACGGTACAAGCGATGACACAATCGGTTCAAACGGGCACAAAAGTCGCTTATGACTCGGCGACAAGCGGTGTTAATGCCATGCAGAACGCGATGAACAGCATCAGTGACGTGGCCGACACGATCCAAGATACGAATGAACGCGTCGCGCGCCTTGGCACACTGTCAAAAGAAATCGACGTGGTGATTGAACTGATCGTTGGTGTTGCAGAGCAAACCAGCTTATTAGCACTTAATGCCGCGATAGAAGCGGCTCGTGCTGGCGAAGCAGGGCGCGGTTTCGCCGTGGTCGCAGACGAAGTCAAAACGCTCTCAGAGCAAACCGTCAAAGCATCGGGAGAAATCACCTCCAAAGTCGAAAATATTCAGAAAGAAACCTTAGCGGTGATCGACGCCATGACACTCAGCCTTGAAAAAGTCAGTCGCAGTAAAGAGCAGGGCGAAAACGCCGTGATTACCATTCATGAAATCGAAAAAAACACACAAGAAGCGATGAACAACACGTTGGAAATTACCCAAGCGATTAAAGAGGTAGCGCTGACTACCACTCAAATGGCACAGGACATGGACATCATTGCTCACGATATAAAAGATAACCACATCGCAACACAATCTATCCAAATGGCCAATAAAAATGTGCATCACCAAACCCAAGAATTAGCGAACCAAATACAACGTTTCGACGTGGCATAA
- a CDS encoding GntR family transcriptional regulator, whose product MAQKRAVVRQSLPDVIATDLRNRILSGDLAEGDLIRQELLAEEYDVSRMPVREALKRLDSEGLVVFINNRGATVTKHSLAEIAEFFDVRILLEVDLLKKSIPLMEEHHFDQCSDLLDEMEASYAAGNVADWGPLNAQYHAMLYEAANQKLTMQLLERVSMQANRYVSMHIDQLRKADNAEHDHRSLLNLARLRDVDGAANLLRAHLENTKQQILELIAVTRSK is encoded by the coding sequence TTGGCTCAAAAGAGGGCTGTCGTACGCCAAAGTTTACCTGATGTTATCGCTACTGATTTGCGTAATCGAATTTTGTCTGGTGACCTAGCAGAAGGTGATCTTATTCGACAAGAATTATTGGCTGAAGAATATGATGTGTCACGAATGCCGGTTCGAGAGGCATTGAAACGGCTTGATTCGGAAGGGCTTGTTGTTTTTATCAACAACCGAGGGGCTACCGTTACAAAGCACTCCTTGGCTGAGATCGCTGAATTTTTTGATGTAAGGATTCTCTTAGAAGTTGATCTGCTTAAAAAGTCCATACCGTTAATGGAAGAACACCACTTTGATCAGTGCAGCGACTTACTTGATGAAATGGAAGCGTCATATGCCGCTGGAAACGTGGCTGACTGGGGGCCATTAAATGCGCAATATCACGCAATGTTGTATGAAGCAGCCAATCAGAAATTGACGATGCAACTCCTTGAACGCGTGAGTATGCAGGCAAATCGATACGTCAGTATGCATATCGATCAACTCAGAAAAGCAGATAACGCTGAACATGACCATCGATCTTTATTAAATCTAGCTCGCTTACGTGATGTTGATGGCGCTGCGAATCTATTAAGAGCCCACCTTGAAAACACCAAACAACAAATACTAGAGTTGATTGCGGTAACACGCTCTAAGTAA
- a CDS encoding LysR family transcriptional regulator has product MNVKNYSLGQVGDYEIKQLKVFKTVVDCGGFSAAETSLNIGRSTISLHISNLEARLNLVLCKRGRGGFSLTEEGVIIYKMTENLLESLDTFRTTVNNLNASLTGKLRLALSDKISLDPRSHFPELIQRFSNEAPEVLITTNVSSMSNIERMILNDEADIGFIPYHRKLDGLNYVHLYSDDCYLYCGKDHPLASISSKDQEAQADQYPATHAGLKPHEAVSEQISHMNLTAISYFYDSRLALILSGKFIGFLPEHYAHSYVEKGDIVVVAPNDRSYTLGVAVICKKTTQPNKPRELFLKVLHQTVEELIVAPY; this is encoded by the coding sequence ATGAATGTAAAAAACTATTCACTGGGTCAAGTGGGTGATTACGAGATCAAGCAGTTGAAAGTGTTTAAAACCGTGGTGGATTGCGGTGGATTTTCAGCGGCAGAAACGTCACTCAACATTGGTCGATCGACAATTAGTCTGCATATTTCAAATTTAGAAGCACGTCTTAATCTTGTTTTGTGTAAGCGTGGTCGAGGTGGTTTTTCTCTTACCGAGGAAGGCGTTATTATTTACAAAATGACCGAGAACTTACTTGAATCACTAGACACATTTCGAACGACTGTGAATAACTTAAACGCCAGCTTAACGGGCAAACTTCGCCTTGCCCTCTCTGATAAAATCAGCCTTGATCCTCGTAGCCACTTTCCTGAACTCATTCAGCGTTTTTCTAATGAGGCACCGGAAGTTCTCATTACGACTAATGTCTCTTCGATGTCCAATATCGAACGCATGATACTGAACGATGAAGCAGATATCGGCTTTATACCGTATCACCGTAAACTGGATGGCCTTAATTACGTTCATTTATACAGCGATGATTGTTATCTCTATTGCGGAAAAGATCACCCATTGGCAAGCATTTCATCTAAAGACCAAGAAGCTCAAGCAGATCAATACCCTGCCACCCATGCTGGTTTGAAACCACACGAAGCCGTTAGTGAACAAATTTCACACATGAACCTCACCGCAATTTCCTATTTTTATGACAGCCGATTAGCGTTGATTTTATCGGGTAAATTTATTGGTTTTCTGCCAGAGCATTATGCTCACTCCTATGTAGAGAAAGGCGATATTGTTGTGGTGGCACCGAATGATCGTTCTTATACGCTTGGCGTCGCCGTTATTTGTAAAAAAACGACGCAGCCCAATAAGCCTCGTGAGTTGTTTCTCAAAGTATTGCACCAAACCGTAGAAGAATTAATTGTGGCTCCGTATTAG
- a CDS encoding trans-3-hydroxy-L-proline dehydratase, producing the protein MRSRKTIHVISAHAEGEVGDVIVGGVTPPPGNTLWEQRSFIEKDKTLRNFMLNEPRGGVFRHVNLLVPPKHPDADAAFIIMEPEDTPPMSGSNSICVSTVLLDSGILPMQEPYTDIVLEAPGGLVYVRAECRDGKAQRIFVQNVPSFVDKINVPLEVEGLGTIMVDTAYGGDSFVIVDAQSLGFDIVESEAKAIAQLGVKITNAANEQLGFTHPTNPNWKHISFCAFCGPIETTDKGFSSKSAVAIQPGKVDRSPTGTAVSARMALMHAKGLMTVGQELMATSIIGSQFNGKIIETTQVNGHPAVIPQISGRGWITGTHQHMLDPDDPWPEGYKLSDTWGA; encoded by the coding sequence ATGCGCAGTCGTAAAACGATCCATGTTATTTCCGCTCATGCCGAAGGAGAAGTCGGTGATGTGATTGTTGGTGGCGTGACGCCGCCGCCCGGAAACACCTTGTGGGAACAACGTTCATTCATCGAAAAAGATAAAACCTTACGTAATTTCATGTTGAACGAGCCTCGCGGCGGCGTATTTCGCCATGTGAATTTATTGGTGCCACCTAAGCACCCTGACGCTGACGCCGCGTTCATTATCATGGAGCCAGAAGACACGCCTCCTATGTCTGGTTCTAACTCTATTTGTGTGTCCACTGTTCTTTTAGACAGTGGGATCTTGCCGATGCAAGAACCCTACACCGACATCGTTTTAGAAGCCCCCGGCGGGCTCGTATATGTTCGCGCGGAATGTCGTGACGGCAAAGCTCAGCGCATTTTTGTGCAAAACGTTCCAAGCTTTGTCGATAAGATCAATGTACCTTTAGAAGTCGAAGGGCTAGGTACAATTATGGTTGATACGGCTTATGGCGGTGACAGTTTTGTCATCGTAGACGCACAATCGTTAGGTTTTGATATTGTTGAAAGTGAAGCCAAAGCCATTGCTCAGCTGGGCGTGAAAATCACCAATGCTGCGAACGAGCAGTTAGGCTTTACCCACCCAACGAATCCGAATTGGAAACACATTTCTTTTTGTGCTTTTTGTGGTCCAATCGAAACAACAGACAAGGGGTTTAGTAGTAAATCAGCGGTCGCGATCCAACCCGGCAAAGTCGACCGTTCCCCAACCGGTACGGCGGTTTCCGCTAGAATGGCGCTAATGCACGCCAAAGGCTTGATGACAGTCGGGCAAGAACTCATGGCAACGTCCATCATCGGTTCGCAATTTAATGGCAAGATTATTGAAACCACTCAGGTTAATGGTCACCCTGCCGTGATTCCACAAATCAGTGGGCGAGGGTGGATTACAGGCACACATCAGCATATGTTAGACCCAGACGATCCGTGGCCTGAAGGCTATAAGCTAAGTGATACTTGGGGAGCCTAG
- a CDS encoding TRAP transporter substrate-binding protein, which produces MIKAILKVKKRLVASSLAVTLGLGAVASTAHAADYNWRFANLYGRGTAYGAVYEGLAKNIETMSNGRIKVQVLYSGEGVGTSGILGAVKTGLITMGAPFQSMHAGELPAGLVEIGLPGGTSDAAELTTLFQEKGWAPILKKAYGEQGLVWLDPYIQPSVYVITKDSINSIEDFKGLKIRAPGAYGKFLRNLGASPVSLAWSEIYTSLSTGVIDGSIGSNMIDHRDGNHVEVAKYMYPLPLAGAQVLPIIVNRSAWKKLTPDLQAIVSAATTVHAREQMTKSKLWESQAVAEMETKGLQWSAAPSDADKAAWAKAGAGLWDEYSAADKYSKELIDILRKEAN; this is translated from the coding sequence ATGATTAAAGCGATACTAAAAGTAAAAAAACGATTGGTTGCGAGTTCTTTGGCTGTCACGCTAGGTCTAGGCGCTGTCGCTTCTACTGCGCATGCTGCTGACTATAACTGGCGCTTCGCTAACCTATACGGTCGTGGCACAGCGTATGGCGCAGTGTACGAAGGATTGGCAAAAAACATCGAGACTATGTCCAATGGCCGAATCAAAGTGCAAGTATTGTATTCTGGTGAAGGTGTGGGTACTTCTGGCATTTTGGGTGCCGTAAAAACAGGCCTAATTACCATGGGCGCACCTTTCCAATCTATGCACGCTGGTGAACTTCCTGCAGGCTTGGTTGAAATTGGTCTACCAGGTGGCACCAGCGATGCCGCTGAACTAACCACGCTTTTCCAAGAAAAAGGCTGGGCGCCGATTCTGAAAAAAGCCTATGGCGAACAAGGTCTAGTATGGCTTGACCCGTACATTCAGCCATCTGTTTACGTTATTACGAAAGACTCTATCAATTCGATTGAAGATTTCAAAGGTTTGAAAATCCGTGCGCCAGGCGCGTACGGAAAATTCCTACGCAATCTTGGTGCATCACCCGTGTCCCTTGCATGGTCTGAAATTTACACCAGTCTTTCTACTGGCGTAATCGACGGTTCTATTGGTTCTAACATGATTGATCACCGCGATGGTAACCATGTTGAAGTCGCGAAATACATGTACCCACTTCCTCTAGCAGGCGCTCAAGTGTTACCTATTATTGTAAATCGCAGCGCATGGAAAAAACTAACGCCTGATCTTCAAGCGATCGTTTCTGCCGCGACGACCGTTCATGCTCGTGAGCAAATGACAAAGTCTAAATTGTGGGAATCTCAAGCCGTTGCTGAAATGGAAACAAAAGGCCTTCAGTGGAGTGCGGCTCCTAGTGATGCTGACAAAGCAGCGTGGGCCAAAGCAGGCGCAGGTCTTTGGGATGAATACTCTGCCGCTGACAAATACAGCAAAGAGCTGATCGATATTCTTCGTAAAGAAGCAAACTAA